A stretch of the Clostridium botulinum genome encodes the following:
- a CDS encoding Cof-type HAD-IIB family hydrolase — MTYKLICLDMDGTLLNTNKKISDRSKRAIKKAHEQGVKIAISTGRIFTSAKYYAHMLEISAPIIASNGAYIREKDKNQIIYKSILSESQCRDIINITKKYDFNFYLNTCDTIISSKPYPKGYTYLEMSNDLPEDMKIKLEVNTNLEEEAVKRNGEIIKAICISNDSEMLEKARQEILNLRSLEVVSSLGDNFEIMNKDVSKGRGVQELAKFYGLTREEVICMGDGENDLSMIEYAGLGIAMGNAPEFIKEKANYITDTNDNDGVAKAIEKFVLLD, encoded by the coding sequence ATGACATATAAGCTTATATGTTTAGATATGGATGGAACATTATTAAATACTAATAAAAAAATAAGTGATAGAAGTAAAAGAGCGATAAAAAAGGCTCATGAACAAGGAGTTAAAATAGCTATATCAACTGGAAGAATTTTTACTTCGGCAAAATATTATGCGCATATGTTAGAAATATCAGCTCCAATTATTGCATCTAACGGGGCATATATAAGAGAAAAAGATAAAAATCAAATTATATATAAATCTATATTATCTGAAAGTCAGTGTAGAGATATTATAAATATAACAAAAAAATATGATTTTAATTTTTATCTTAATACATGTGATACAATAATATCTTCAAAACCATATCCTAAAGGATATACTTATCTTGAAATGTCAAATGATCTTCCAGAAGATATGAAAATAAAATTAGAGGTTAACACTAATTTGGAAGAAGAGGCAGTTAAAAGAAATGGAGAAATTATAAAAGCTATATGTATTAGTAATGATAGTGAAATGTTAGAAAAAGCAAGACAAGAAATATTAAACTTAAGAAGTTTGGAAGTAGTAAGTTCTCTTGGAGATAATTTTGAAATAATGAATAAAGATGTTTCAAAGGGAAGAGGAGTTCAGGAATTAGCGAAATTTTATGGCTTAACAAGAGAAGAGGTAATATGCATGGGTGATGGAGAAAATGATTTATCTATGATAGAGTATGCAGGGCTTGGAATCGCTATGGGAAATGCGCCTGAATTTATAAAAGAAAAAGCAAATTACATTACTGACACCAATGATAATGATGGAGTAGCAAAAGCTATAGAAAAGTTTGTACTTTTGGATTAA
- a CDS encoding VanW family protein: MVRKKRSADNIKSTKKLVNVSIVLILVIVSAVISYIHFTVQKFNDRIFPGIVVEDVNLSGSTKDEAVKILTQKYSNAMLNKKINIKVKDRNYFINYSDLNAKYNIKDTVDHAMSYGKDLNMFSKYKIIKGEKIQKYDLELSYNVKPIEKMINKIAKEVNVKPVDARLNFNGGSFAITPDKKGLEVEKDKLKKEILANLNDKKQDVVVIEAPVKVTASKVTGEVLKSVNSMLGSYSTSYATSAEPRANNVAVATRSINGKVIMPGETFSFNEIVGERTKERGYQEAGVIVNQKIESGFGGGVCQVSSTLYNALLKSNIKMTERVHHTFPSSYVPVGLDATVDWGNIDLKFKNIFKYPIYIEGYTAGREVGFNIYSNSELSKTKCQLTSEVYSKIEPKIQYINDPNLPAGETIEVKKPHTGFRVRVYRNIYTNGKFVSKELVSTDYYVPVNGVIKRGTR; this comes from the coding sequence ATGGTAAGGAAAAAGAGAAGTGCAGATAATATAAAAAGCACTAAAAAATTAGTTAATGTATCTATTGTATTAATTTTAGTTATAGTTTCTGCCGTTATAAGTTATATACATTTTACTGTACAGAAATTTAATGATCGTATTTTCCCGGGAATTGTGGTGGAAGATGTAAATTTATCAGGAAGTACTAAAGATGAAGCTGTAAAGATTTTGACACAAAAATACTCTAATGCAATGCTGAATAAAAAAATAAATATTAAAGTTAAAGATAGAAATTATTTTATAAATTATTCGGATTTAAATGCAAAATATAATATTAAGGATACTGTAGATCATGCAATGAGTTATGGAAAAGATTTAAATATGTTTTCAAAATATAAAATAATCAAAGGTGAAAAAATACAAAAGTATGATCTTGAATTATCTTATAATGTTAAACCGATTGAAAAAATGATAAATAAAATTGCAAAAGAGGTAAATGTTAAGCCTGTTGATGCAAGACTTAATTTTAATGGAGGAAGTTTTGCAATAACACCTGATAAAAAAGGATTAGAGGTAGAAAAAGATAAATTAAAAAAAGAAATCTTAGCCAATCTAAATGATAAAAAACAAGATGTTGTAGTTATAGAAGCACCTGTTAAAGTTACTGCTTCAAAAGTTACTGGTGAAGTTTTAAAATCTGTAAATTCAATGCTTGGATCATACTCAACAAGCTATGCAACATCTGCTGAGCCAAGAGCTAATAATGTTGCTGTGGCTACAAGAAGTATTAATGGAAAAGTTATAATGCCAGGAGAAACATTTAGTTTTAATGAAATAGTTGGAGAAAGAACCAAAGAAAGAGGATATCAAGAAGCTGGTGTAATAGTAAATCAAAAAATAGAATCAGGTTTTGGTGGAGGAGTGTGTCAAGTTTCTTCAACACTTTATAATGCGCTTTTAAAATCAAACATAAAAATGACAGAAAGAGTACATCATACATTTCCTTCTAGTTATGTACCTGTAGGACTAGATGCAACGGTTGATTGGGGAAATATTGATTTAAAATTTAAAAATATTTTTAAATATCCTATATATATTGAAGGGTATACAGCTGGGAGAGAAGTTGGATTTAATATATATTCAAATTCGGAGTTATCTAAAACAAAGTGTCAGTTAACATCAGAAGTATATAGTAAAATTGAACCTAAAATACAATATATAAATGATCCTAATTTACCAGCAGGAGAAACAATCGAAGTAAAAAAACCTCATACAGGTTTTAGAGTTAGAGTTTATAGAAATATATATACAAACGGAAAATTTGTATCAAAAGAGTTAGTTTCAACAGATTATTATGTTCCGGTAAATGGAGTTATTAAAAGAGGAACTAGATAA
- a CDS encoding M42 family metallopeptidase has product MTYNTQILMNYMENLLTIPSPTGYTEKVMDYVKNQLDIVKAPYKETNKGAIIVTLKGNNDSYQRTFSAHIDTLGAMVKEIKSNGKLSLTLIGGFMCNSIEGENCTILTLENKKYSGTIQTIKPSVHISGDDARNLKRNEENMEIILDEKVFSKEDVLNLGINVGDFIAFDPRTTITENGFIKSRHLDDKASAAILLYTINHIINNNINLPYTTNFFFSNYEEVGHGASACIPNNTKEFISVDMGAPGLNQNSSEYSVCICAKDSSGPYDYSLRKTLINLCQKNNIDYKIDIYPHYGSDASAALRAGWDLKTALIGPGVFASHAYERTHMDSIISTLNLVLQYCLYK; this is encoded by the coding sequence ATGACTTATAATACACAAATTTTAATGAATTATATGGAAAATTTACTTACTATCCCTAGTCCCACTGGATATACAGAAAAAGTAATGGACTATGTAAAAAACCAACTAGATATAGTAAAAGCTCCTTATAAAGAAACCAACAAAGGTGCAATAATAGTTACTCTTAAGGGAAACAATGATAGCTATCAAAGAACATTTTCAGCTCATATTGACACTCTTGGTGCTATGGTAAAAGAAATAAAATCTAACGGAAAACTTAGCTTAACTTTAATTGGTGGATTTATGTGTAATTCAATTGAAGGAGAAAATTGTACTATTTTAACATTAGAAAACAAAAAATATTCTGGAACTATTCAAACTATAAAACCATCTGTTCATATTAGCGGAGATGATGCTCGTAATTTAAAAAGAAATGAAGAAAATATGGAAATTATTTTAGACGAAAAAGTATTTTCTAAAGAAGATGTTTTAAACTTAGGAATTAATGTAGGCGACTTTATAGCATTCGATCCAAGAACCACAATTACAGAAAATGGCTTTATAAAAAGCAGACATCTTGACGATAAGGCAAGTGCAGCAATTCTTTTATATACTATAAACCATATTATAAATAATAATATAAATTTGCCATATACAACTAACTTCTTTTTCAGTAACTATGAAGAAGTAGGTCATGGTGCATCTGCATGCATACCAAATAATACAAAAGAATTTATTTCAGTGGACATGGGTGCCCCTGGGTTAAATCAAAATTCTTCTGAATATAGTGTATGCATATGTGCTAAAGATTCATCAGGCCCCTATGACTATAGTCTTAGAAAGACATTAATAAATTTATGTCAAAAAAATAATATAGATTACAAAATAGATATATATCCTCACTATGGTTCTGATGCTTCTGCTGCTCTTAGAGCTGGTTGGGATCTTAAAACTGCCTTAATTGGTCCTGGGGTTTTTGCATCTCACGCTTATGAAAGAACACATATGGATTCTATTATATCTACATTAAATTTAGTATTACAATACTGTTTATATAAATAA
- a CDS encoding hybrid sensor histidine kinase/response regulator, with amino-acid sequence MNYHEICFSSLDYLHIPILLINQNCIIEHINTCGKYLFKKLEVSNLNISTSSKLKIPKYFNSEIKSFIDNKFTELITEKKIIINNDIFYYKLRMTKILNCPKNTNMIFVTITDITEQKHAKEILKENILELKTLFKALPDTYLKFNRHGTLLSCINHQEDTIHSSQDFVGKNLDDILPYKISLKFKSEIIKSIKTKSLIVFEYKLNVPKKGLNSFEARLIPLSDKEVISIVRNLTQKKRTEEELLKMEKLNSISTLAGGVAHDFNNILTIILGNISMLKTNINSKNKILKKLTHIEKIILQAKNLTKQLLSLSKGSNPLKKACYINSLIKETTSLSLSGSNVSPKIYIPNDLWPVEVDVSQINQVLSNLIINSCQAMPNGGIITIRCRNVNLKENEVIGLSSGNYITISVKDQGHGISQENLLKVFDPYFTTKETGMGLGLFSAYSIVKKHNGQIVVKSKLGKGTIFQIYLPACDIIPMEIEAPSPKIIHGKSNILVMDDEYEIRRILYSMLMFLGHTVTLSKDGTEAIELYKNALNSGNPFDLVIMDLTIPGGMGGEETIKHLLKIDSNVKAIVSSGYSSGGVIGNYKKHGFKGVINKPYTIEELSNELNNVLSSC; translated from the coding sequence ATGAATTATCACGAAATATGTTTTTCATCATTAGATTACTTGCATATACCAATATTACTAATAAATCAAAATTGCATAATAGAACATATAAATACTTGTGGAAAATATCTTTTTAAAAAATTGGAAGTGTCGAATTTAAATATTAGTACTTCATCCAAATTAAAAATACCTAAATACTTCAACTCCGAAATTAAATCTTTTATAGACAATAAATTTACAGAATTAATTACAGAAAAAAAAATTATAATTAACAATGATATATTTTATTATAAATTAAGAATGACCAAAATACTTAACTGCCCTAAAAATACCAACATGATTTTCGTTACTATAACCGATATAACTGAACAAAAACACGCAAAAGAAATATTAAAAGAAAATATTCTAGAATTAAAAACACTTTTTAAAGCTTTGCCCGATACATATTTAAAATTCAATAGACATGGCACTCTACTATCTTGTATTAATCACCAAGAAGACACCATACACTCATCCCAAGACTTTGTTGGCAAAAACTTAGACGATATTCTTCCTTATAAAATTAGCTTAAAATTTAAATCTGAAATAATTAAATCAATAAAAACAAAATCATTAATTGTATTCGAATATAAACTAAACGTCCCTAAAAAAGGTCTAAATTCTTTTGAAGCACGTTTAATTCCATTATCCGATAAAGAGGTTATTTCTATAGTAAGAAATCTTACTCAAAAAAAACGTACTGAAGAAGAGCTTTTAAAAATGGAAAAACTCAACTCAATAAGTACTTTGGCTGGAGGTGTTGCTCATGATTTTAATAATATATTGACAATAATACTAGGAAATATATCCATGTTAAAAACAAATATTAACTCAAAAAATAAAATTTTAAAAAAATTAACACATATAGAAAAAATCATTCTTCAAGCTAAAAATTTAACCAAACAACTACTTTCTCTTTCTAAAGGAAGCAATCCATTAAAAAAAGCTTGCTATATAAATAGCTTAATAAAAGAAACTACATCACTATCCTTAAGTGGTTCTAATGTTTCACCTAAAATATATATACCAAATGACTTATGGCCTGTTGAAGTAGATGTATCTCAAATAAATCAAGTACTAAGTAATCTAATCATTAATTCATGTCAAGCTATGCCTAATGGAGGAATAATCACTATTCGTTGTAGAAATGTAAATCTAAAAGAAAATGAAGTTATCGGACTTTCGAGTGGTAATTATATAACTATATCCGTTAAAGATCAAGGACACGGTATAAGTCAAGAAAATTTATTAAAAGTTTTCGACCCTTATTTTACTACTAAAGAAACTGGTATGGGTTTAGGTTTATTTTCTGCATACTCCATAGTAAAAAAACATAATGGTCAAATAGTAGTTAAGTCTAAATTGGGAAAAGGAACTATATTTCAAATATATCTTCCTGCTTGTGATATTATACCAATGGAAATAGAAGCACCTTCTCCAAAAATAATTCATGGTAAAAGTAACATTTTAGTAATGGATGATGAATATGAAATACGACGTATCTTATACTCAATGTTAATGTTCCTTGGTCATACTGTTACATTATCAAAAGATGGAACAGAAGCCATTGAACTCTATAAAAATGCTTTAAATTCAGGAAATCCTTTTGATTTAGTAATTATGGACTTAACTATCCCAGGAGGAATGGGTGGTGAGGAAACAATAAAACATCTTTTAAAAATTGATTCTAATGTAAAAGCTATTGTATCTAGTGGATATTCTTCTGGAGGTGTCATTGGTAATTATAAAAAACATGGATTTAAAGGTGTTATTAATAAACCTTATACAATAGAAGAACTTAGTAATGAGCTTAATAACGTTTTAAGCAGTTGTTAA
- the nth gene encoding endonuclease III has translation MEKNDIEKVIEVLEYNYKGAKCALNFKTPYELLIATMLSAQCTDERVNIVTGELFKEYNSPEKMITLTQEELGEKIKSCGLYKNKSKNILAASYEILNKYNGNIPDSMEKLIELPGIGRKTANVVLSNAFGIPAIAVDTHVFRVSNRIGIAKGKNVDVVEKELMKNIPKEMWSDTHHYLIWHGRKICKARKPDCEICPIYPYCEYVIL, from the coding sequence ATGGAAAAGAATGATATAGAAAAAGTAATAGAAGTATTAGAATATAATTATAAGGGAGCTAAATGTGCATTAAATTTTAAAACTCCATATGAATTGTTAATAGCTACTATGTTGTCAGCACAATGTACTGATGAAAGAGTAAATATTGTAACGGGAGAATTGTTTAAAGAATATAATTCACCAGAAAAGATGATTACATTAACTCAAGAAGAGTTAGGGGAAAAAATAAAAAGTTGTGGATTATATAAAAATAAAAGTAAAAACATATTAGCAGCTTCTTATGAGATTTTAAATAAATATAATGGAAATATTCCAGATAGTATGGAAAAACTAATTGAATTGCCTGGAATAGGAAGAAAAACAGCAAATGTAGTTCTTTCAAATGCTTTTGGAATACCAGCTATTGCTGTTGACACTCATGTATTTAGAGTATCTAATAGAATAGGTATAGCTAAAGGTAAAAATGTAGATGTAGTAGAAAAGGAACTTATGAAAAACATACCCAAAGAAATGTGGAGTGATACACATCACTATTTAATATGGCATGGAAGAAAAATATGTAAAGCGAGAAAACCAGATTGTGAAATTTGTCCAATATACCCATATTGTGAATACGTTATCTTATAA
- a CDS encoding lysophospholipid acyltransferase family protein produces MISPSIAKLIGLLPKKWVGFLANKALNGYINKYANINVENYENLNNIPTPVIFISNHLSNSDGLVLNKILENFDVTFVAGVKLSDNAFTKLGIDVVKTTPVHPNSPDKEGLKKIISIIKGGNNVLIFPEGTRSRSGKMIKGKKGIILIAKICKVPIIPIGITGTEKLLPINMEGKMELEKFHNADVNVKIGEMFYLPTKLQEESKKEYDERSMDIIMKKIAKLLPDEYKGEYL; encoded by the coding sequence ATGATATCTCCATCAATAGCTAAACTTATAGGTTTACTACCTAAAAAATGGGTTGGTTTTTTGGCGAATAAAGCACTTAATGGATACATAAATAAATACGCAAATATCAACGTTGAAAACTATGAAAATTTAAATAATATACCTACTCCAGTAATATTTATATCAAATCATTTAAGTAATTCAGATGGTCTTGTTTTAAATAAAATACTTGAAAATTTTGATGTTACATTTGTAGCAGGAGTTAAGCTTAGTGATAATGCTTTTACTAAACTTGGAATTGATGTAGTTAAAACTACACCTGTTCACCCTAATTCTCCAGATAAAGAAGGATTAAAAAAAATTATAAGCATTATTAAGGGCGGAAATAATGTGTTAATTTTTCCAGAAGGAACAAGAAGTCGAAGTGGAAAAATGATTAAAGGTAAAAAAGGAATAATATTAATTGCTAAAATATGCAAAGTACCTATTATACCAATAGGTATTACAGGAACAGAAAAATTACTTCCTATAAATATGGAAGGTAAAATGGAACTTGAGAAATTTCATAATGCAGATGTAAATGTTAAAATAGGAGAAATGTTCTATCTTCCAACTAAACTTCAAGAAGAATCTAAAAAAGAATATGATGAAAGATCAATGGATATAATAATGAAAAAGATAGCAAAATTATTACCAGATGAATATAAAGGTGAATACTTATAA
- the queG gene encoding tRNA epoxyqueuosine(34) reductase QueG, translating to MNCKEKIIEYCNELGLDLVRFTKCRVFTELKKYYSKRKELGFENEFEENDIDKRINPFIYMEKGKTIISIAFPYLYEQINHSKIYFSKYTLGSDYHEVVSSYLEKICEFIKTLGGEASHFVDSNCLPERYIAYLSGVGFVGKNNMLITEKYGSYIFLGEIITDLELEEDYPIKKDCGECELCLKACPTGAISNDMNNNSNICLSYITQKKDIDDYWLSKFKGRMFGCDTCQNVCPYNRDVINSNIQEFKPFDFMEKINPEEILNMSKKDFNSRYKLTSCGWRGKNIIQRNMLINMFYFNDIDIKKVKEFSSPYVQSYYNKLLKFLKL from the coding sequence ATGAATTGTAAGGAAAAAATTATTGAATACTGTAATGAATTAGGATTAGATTTAGTTAGATTTACTAAATGTAGAGTCTTTACTGAATTAAAAAAATACTATAGTAAGAGAAAAGAACTGGGTTTTGAAAATGAATTCGAAGAAAATGATATTGACAAACGAATAAATCCATTTATTTATATGGAAAAAGGAAAAACAATAATATCTATTGCTTTTCCTTATTTATATGAACAAATTAATCACTCTAAAATTTATTTTTCAAAATATACTCTAGGTAGTGATTATCATGAAGTTGTTAGTTCATATCTTGAAAAAATATGTGAGTTTATAAAAACTCTTGGCGGAGAAGCTTCTCATTTTGTAGATAGCAATTGTCTTCCAGAAAGATACATTGCATATTTAAGTGGAGTTGGATTTGTAGGAAAAAATAACATGCTTATTACAGAAAAGTATGGATCATATATTTTCTTAGGAGAAATAATAACTGATTTAGAATTAGAAGAAGATTATCCAATAAAAAAAGATTGTGGAGAATGTGAATTATGTTTAAAAGCTTGTCCGACTGGAGCGATATCTAATGATATGAACAATAATTCTAATATATGTCTATCCTATATAACTCAAAAAAAAGATATAGATGATTATTGGTTATCTAAATTTAAGGGAAGAATGTTTGGGTGTGATACTTGTCAAAATGTATGTCCATATAATAGAGACGTTATAAATTCTAATATACAAGAATTTAAACCTTTTGATTTTATGGAAAAAATTAATCCAGAAGAGATTTTAAATATGAGCAAAAAAGATTTCAATAGTAGATATAAATTAACATCCTGTGGATGGAGAGGAAAAAATATAATTCAAAGAAATATGTTAATTAATATGTTTTATTTTAATGATATTGATATAAAAAAAGTAAAAGAATTTTCTTCACCATATGTTCAAAGTTATTACAATAAACTTTTGAAATTTTTAAAGTTATGA
- the epsC gene encoding serine O-acetyltransferase EpsC gives MVKFFKTLKYDIDNVLDNDPAARNRIEVLLLYPCIHALIYYRIAHFFYRKRCYFVARFISQFARFLTGIEIHPGAKIGKGLFIDHGMGVVIGETAEVGDNVTLYHGVTLGGTGKDKGKRHPTVGNNVLIGSGAKILGPIYIGNDAKVGANAVVLKEVPDGVTVVGIPGKIVHSRTIDNTNKKQ, from the coding sequence ATGGTTAAATTTTTTAAAACTCTTAAGTATGATATAGACAATGTTTTAGATAATGATCCGGCAGCTAGAAATAGAATAGAGGTTTTGTTATTATATCCATGTATCCATGCATTAATATATTATAGGATAGCACATTTTTTTTATAGAAAAAGATGTTACTTTGTTGCCAGATTTATATCACAATTTGCAAGGTTTTTAACGGGAATAGAAATTCATCCAGGGGCAAAAATAGGAAAAGGACTTTTTATAGATCATGGTATGGGAGTTGTAATAGGTGAAACAGCAGAAGTAGGAGATAATGTAACACTATATCATGGGGTTACTCTTGGTGGAACAGGAAAAGATAAAGGCAAAAGACATCCTACAGTTGGTAATAATGTTCTTATAGGATCTGGTGCAAAAATACTTGGGCCTATATATATTGGAAATGATGCAAAGGTTGGGGCAAATGCTGTTGTTTTAAAAGAGGTTCCAGACGGAGTAACTGTTGTTGGAATACCGGGAAAAATAGTTCATTCTAGAACTATAGATAACACCAACAAAAAACAATAA
- the sleB gene encoding spore cortex-lytic enzyme → MKGRLDCKRICLLVVVLLFSYAGIPRNIIPYYNAIKTSVYKYGTKDSIVTEIQRRLKAWDYYDGELDGKYGYETYLAVKEFQRKNDLTVDGIVGDYTLAALGINDGKGGGQSDVASNNATSNNSDVMLLARLINGEARGEPYEGQVAVGAVVLNRTRDSRFPSSIAGVIYQPGAFTAIVDGQINAELEQSSIKAARDALNGWDPSDGAVYYFNPDTATSGWIWSRQLIKIIGKHRFCS, encoded by the coding sequence ATGAAAGGTAGATTGGATTGTAAGAGGATATGTTTACTGGTAGTAGTATTATTATTTTCATATGCGGGTATTCCTCGAAATATAATTCCGTATTACAATGCTATTAAGACTTCTGTATATAAGTATGGAACTAAAGATTCCATTGTAACGGAAATACAAAGAAGATTAAAAGCATGGGACTATTATGATGGGGAGTTAGATGGTAAATATGGATATGAGACATATTTAGCTGTAAAGGAATTTCAAAGAAAAAATGATCTCACAGTAGATGGAATAGTAGGAGATTATACTTTGGCTGCTCTTGGAATAAATGATGGAAAAGGAGGAGGGCAAAGTGATGTAGCATCAAATAATGCTACATCCAATAATTCAGATGTAATGTTACTTGCAAGATTAATAAATGGGGAAGCTAGAGGCGAACCATATGAAGGTCAAGTAGCTGTTGGAGCCGTAGTATTAAATAGAACTAGGGATTCAAGATTTCCATCTTCAATAGCAGGAGTTATATATCAACCCGGGGCTTTTACAGCTATAGTTGATGGACAGATAAATGCGGAACTTGAGCAAAGTTCAATTAAAGCAGCTCGAGATGCTTTAAATGGATGGGACCCATCAGATGGAGCGGTATATTACTTTAATCCTGATACTGCGACAAGTGGATGGATTTGGTCTAGACAACTTATAAAAATAATAGGAAAGCATAGGTTTTGCAGTTAG
- a CDS encoding magnesium transporter, producing MKKLNSFYLSQALHKNIYDEYDDHIGKLMDIYVTTGEGYPKAIGYKVKKGGEIYNYEFRNIEVFNDIGKFVIKVRGVKDIIPWAYSYLLSEHLLDKQIVDVNGKKVVRVNDLIMASITSDIRVIAVETGFLALSRRRGFEGIVKCFYKLFKKPIYDKTIMWDDVESLEMIDDSLKISVPYKRISELHPADIADILEELDLKYRNKIFESLDEHLAADTLEEIEPEIQADILETMNQSKMSRILNNMSNDEIADILEEVDEEMAEKLLITLQTEDEEKVRDLMRYEEETVGSVMNTDFVAFNVNITAAETIELLKEIHPEEKISYNIYITDQKEKLEGVVPFRQLIFCDGNMKLRDIMKKEFIKLKDDENIDSAITKFVKYDLITIPVINKEQKLQGIVIVNDIVEEYLGEKLKRKLKRVV from the coding sequence ATGAAAAAACTTAACAGTTTTTATTTAAGTCAGGCACTCCATAAAAATATTTATGATGAATATGATGATCATATAGGTAAGCTTATGGATATATATGTTACCACTGGAGAAGGATATCCTAAAGCTATAGGATATAAGGTAAAAAAGGGTGGAGAAATTTATAACTATGAGTTTAGAAATATTGAGGTATTCAATGATATTGGAAAATTTGTTATAAAGGTAAGAGGGGTAAAGGATATAATTCCGTGGGCATATTCATATCTTTTGTCAGAACATTTATTAGACAAGCAGATAGTAGATGTAAATGGTAAAAAGGTAGTTAGAGTTAATGATCTTATAATGGCAAGCATTACTTCTGATATTAGGGTAATAGCTGTTGAAACTGGATTTTTAGCTTTAAGTAGAAGACGGGGTTTTGAAGGAATAGTGAAGTGTTTTTATAAATTATTTAAAAAGCCTATATATGATAAAACTATAATGTGGGATGATGTTGAGTCATTGGAGATGATTGATGATAGTTTAAAGATATCAGTTCCTTACAAAAGAATATCTGAATTACATCCTGCTGACATTGCCGACATATTAGAAGAATTAGATTTAAAATATAGAAATAAAATCTTTGAAAGTTTAGATGAGCATTTAGCAGCAGATACATTAGAAGAAATAGAGCCAGAAATTCAAGCAGATATATTAGAAACAATGAATCAAAGTAAGATGTCTAGAATTTTAAATAACATGTCTAACGATGAGATTGCGGATATTTTGGAAGAAGTTGATGAGGAAATGGCAGAAAAGTTATTAATTACACTACAAACTGAGGATGAAGAGAAGGTAAGAGATCTTATGAGATATGAGGAAGAAACTGTTGGTAGTGTAATGAATACGGATTTTGTTGCGTTTAATGTAAATATTACTGCTGCTGAAACAATAGAACTTTTAAAGGAAATACATCCTGAAGAAAAAATTAGTTATAATATTTATATAACTGATCAAAAAGAAAAATTAGAAGGGGTTGTGCCTTTTAGACAATTAATATTTTGTGATGGAAATATGAAACTTAGAGATATAATGAAAAAAGAATTTATAAAATTAAAAGATGATGAAAATATAGATAGCGCTATTACAAAGTTTGTAAAATACGATCTTATAACAATTCCGGTTATTAATAAAGAACAAAAATTACAAGGAATTGTTATAGTAAATGATATAGTTGAAGAATATTTAGGAGAAAAATTAAAAAGAAAACTAAAAAGAGTTGTTTAA